The following are encoded together in the Phaseolus vulgaris cultivar G19833 chromosome 9, P. vulgaris v2.0, whole genome shotgun sequence genome:
- the LOC137822614 gene encoding CHD3-type chromatin-remodeling factor PICKLE isoform X1, protein MSSLVERLRVRSDRRPIYNLDESDDDADFLPRKPGTTEEKLERIVRSDAKEDLCQACGENQNLVSCETCTYAYHPRCLLPPLKGPLPDNWRCPECVSPLNDIDKILDCEMRPTTAADNDATKLGSKQIFVKQYLVKWKGLSYLHCTWVPEKEFLKAFKTHPRLKTKVNNFHQKMASVNTSDDDFVAIRPEWTTVDRVLSCRGDDDEREYLVKWKELPYDECYWEFESDISAFQPEIERFNRFRSRSSKFSSSKHKQSVKDDTELKKQQKEFQHYEHSPEFLSGGTLHPYQLEGLNFLRFSWSKQTHVILADEMGLGKTIQSIAFLASLFEESVFPHLVVAPLSTLRNWEREFATWAPHMNVLMYVGSAQARSVIREYEFYFPKKQKKIKKKKSGQLISENKQERIKFDVLLTSYEMINFDTTSLKPIKWECMIVDEGHRLKNKDSKLFSSLKQYSSRHRVLLTGTPLQNNLDELFMLMHFLDAGKFGSLEEFQEEFRDINQEEQISRLHKMLAPHLLRRVKKDVMKELPPKKELILRVELSSKQKEYYKAILTRNYQILTRRGGAQISLINVVMELRKLCCHPYMLEGVEPDIDDAKEAYKQLLESSGKLQLLDKMMVKLKEQGHRVLIYSQFQHMLDLLEDYCTYKNWQYERIDGKVGGAERQVRIDRFNAKNSSRFCFLLSTRAGGLGINLATADTVVIYDSDWNPHADLQAMARAHRLGQTNKVLIYRLITRGTIEERMMQMTKKKMVLEHLVVGRLKAQNINQEELDDIIRHGSQELFADENDEAGKSRQIHYDAAAIDRLLDRDQVGHEEATLDDEEEDGFLKAFKVANFEYVDEAEAAAEEAAQKRALENLNNSERTHFWEELLRDKYQEHKVEEFNALGKGKRNRKLMVSVEEDDLAGLEDVSSDGEDDNYEAELTDGDSNSTGTGTTTARRPYKKKARTDSTEPLPLMEGEGKAFRVLGFNQNQRAAFVQILMRFGVGDFDWKEFTSRMKQKTYEEIKDYGTLFLSHIAEDITESSTFTDGVPKDGLRIQDVLVRIAVLLLIRDKVKFASQHPQTSLFSDDILSRYPGLKGAKIWKEDHDLVLLRSVLKHGYGRWQAIVDDKDLKIQEVICQELNLPFINLPVPGQVGSQAQNGTNLTNAEVPNSQSRENGGSDIPADGAQGSGDARNQAQLYQDSSILYHFRDMQRRQVEFIKKRVLLLEKGLNAEYQKEYFGDPKSNDELKSESKAPKLRENESQIIDQLPQVETIASEEISAVCDSDPNRLELVRLYNEMCKVVEENPMDLVQTSLARNPAELHVGKNFPPLETICKDINRILTPTQEQSAADIPKSNSDNKSEAMSDGEILVAKSLPKPQDAGKPEDSANNGSKDMIIESEPIKASCSSLVKDKNEIQTFPDKEKSNTEMDETMTDAQ, encoded by the exons ATGAGTAGTTTGGTGGAGAGGCTTCGTGTTAGATCAGATCGCAGGCCAATTTATAATCTTGATGAGTCAGATGACGATGCTGATTTTTTGCCAAGAAAACCCGGGACAACAGAGGAAAAGTTAGAGAGAATAGTGAGAAGTGATGCG AAAGAGGATTTATGTCAAGCCTGTGGTGAAAATCAAAATCTTGTGAGTTGTGAAACCTGCACATATGCTTACCATCCTAGGTGTTTACTTCCACCCCTTAAAGGCCCCCTTCCAGACAATTGGAGGTGCCCTGAATGT GTTAGCCCACTTAATGATATTGACAAGATATTAGACTGTGAGATGCGACCTACTACAGCTGCTGACAATGATGCCACAAAATTAGGGTCAAAACAAATTTTTGTCAAACAATACCTTGTTAAGTGGAAGGGCCTATCATATTTGCATTGCACATG ggTGCCGGAGAAAGAGTTTTTGAAGGCATTTAAGACTCATCCTCGTCTAAAGACAAAGGTGAACAACTTCCATCAGAAAATGGCATCTGTCAATACTTCTGATGATGACTTTGTTGCCATTCGACCAGAATGGACTACAGTTGACCGAGTACTTTCTTGCAG GGGTGATGACGACGAGAGAGAATATCTTGTGAAGTGGAAGGAGCTTCCATATGACGAGTGCTATTGGGAGTTTGAATCAGATATTTCTGCATTTCAGCCTGAAATAGAAAGATTCAATAGATTTCGGTCTAGGTCCAGTAAATTTTCTTCCAGTAAACATAAACAGAGTGTTAAGGATGATACTGAATTGAAGAAACAGCAGAAGGAATTTCAACATTACGAACACAGCCCTGAGTTTCTCTCAGGTG GTACATTGCACCCATATCAGCTTGAAGGCTTGAACTTCTTACGATTCTCTTGGTCCAAGCAGACTCATGTTATACTTGCTGATGAAATGGGGCTTG GTAAAACCATACAAAGTATTGCTTTCCTGGCATCTCTTTTTGAAGAGAGTGTCTTCCCACATCTGGTGGTTGCTCCACTTTCAACTCTGCGGAATTGGGAACGTGAATTCGCAACATGGGCACCTCATATGAATGTG CTAATGTATGTTGGATCTGCCCAAGCTCGTAGTGTAATAAGAGAGTATGAATTTTACTTCCCAAAGAAacagaagaagatcaagaaaaAGAAATCTGGTCAGCTAATTAGTGAAAACAAGCAAGAGAGGATTAAGTTTGATGTTCTTTTGACATCGTATGAGATGATAAACTTTGACACAACATCACTAAAACCTATAAAATGGGAGTGCATG ATAGTTGATGAAGGTCACCGTCTAAAAAATAAggattcaaaattattttcctcACTGAAGCAATATTCTAGCAGGCATCGTGTTCTCTTGACAGGAACTCCTCTTCAG AACAACTTGGACGAGCTTTTTATGCTTATGCATTTCCTTGATGCTGGGAAG TTTGGAAGTTTAGAGGAGTTCCAGGAAGAGTTTAGGGATATCAATCAAGAGGAGCAGATTTCAAGGCTTCATAAAATGTTGGCCCCACATCTCTTGCGAA gagtgaagaaagatgtcatGAAGGAACTACCTCCTAAAAAGGAACTTATTCTACGTGTTGAGTTGAGCAGCAAACAGAAAGAATATTATAAGGCAATTTTAACCCGCAATTATCAGATATTAACTCGTCGTGGTGGGGCTCAG ATTTCTCTTATCAATGTTGTTATGGAATTGAGGAAGCTCTGTTGTCATCCTTACATGTTAGAAGGAGTGGAACCAGATATTGATGACGCAAAAGAAGCATATAA ACAACTATTGGAATCGTCAGGGAAGCTGCAATTGCTGGACAAGATGATGGTCAAACTTAAAGAGCAAGGACACAGAGTCCTTATATATTCTCAATTTCAGCACATGCTGGACTTGCTTGAAGATTACTGTACTTACAAG AATTGGCAGTATGAAAGGATTGATGGCAAAGTTGGTGGAGCTGAAAGACAAGTTCGGATAGATCGATTTAATGCCAAAAATTCTTCAAGATTTTGCTTTCTTCTTTCTACTAGAGCTGGGGGACTCGGGATAAACCTTGCAACTGCTGACACGGTTGTTATATATGATAG TGATTGGAATCCTCATGCTGATTTACAAGCTATGGCTAGAGCTCACAGACTCGGACAAACTAACAAG GTGTTAATTTATAGGCTTATAACACGAGGAACTATTGAAGAAAGGATGATGCAGATGACTAAGAAGAAAATGGTGTTAGAACATCTAGTTGTGGGGAGGCTAAAGGCTCAAAATATCAACCAG GAAGAGTTGGATGACATCATAAGACATGGATCACAGGAGTTATTTGCAGATGAGAATGATGAAGCCGGAAAATCCCGCCAAATCCATTATGATGCTGCTGCTATTGATAG ATTGCTGGATCGTGATCAAGTTGGACATGAAGAGGCTACTTTGGAtgatgaggaagaagatggaTTTCTGAAGGCCTTTAAG GTTGCAAATTTTGAGTATGTTGATGAGGCTGAAGCTGCAGCAGAGGAGGCTGCCCAAAAAAGAGCATTGGAGAACCTAAACAATTCAGAAAGAACACATTTCTGGGAGGAGTTGTTAAGAGACAAGTATCAAGAGCATAAAGTTGAGGAGTTTAATGCATTGGGAAAAGGGAAGCGAAATCGGAAGCTG ATGGTTTCCGTGGAGGAGGATGACCTTGCTGGTCTGGAAGATGTAAGCTCTGATGGTGAAGATGATAATTATGAAGCAGAGCTTACCGATGGCGATTCAAATTCCACTGGAACTGGAACTACTACTGCTAGAAGGCCTTACAAGAAAAAAGCTCGTA CAGATAGCACAGAGCCACTTCCTCTGATGGAAGGTGAAGGAAAAGCATTCAGAGTCCTTGGTTTTAATCAAAATCAGAGGGCTGCATTTGTGCAAATTTTGATGAG GTTTGGGGTTGGTGATTTTGATTGGAAGGAGTTTACTTCCCGTATGAAACAGAAGACTTATGAAGAAATTAAAGA tTATGGAACCCTTTTCTTGTCCCACATTGCTGAAGATATAACTGAATCATCTACATTCACAG ATGGTGTACCAAAAGACGGACTACGAATCCAAGATGTACTTGTAAGGATTGCAGTTCTACTCTTGATAAGGGACAAG GTGAAGTTTGCATCACAACATCCTCAAACTTCATTGTTTTCAGATGACATCCTATCACGATATCCAGGTTTGAAGGGTGCGAAGATATGGAAGGAGGATCATGATTTGGTTTTGTTGCGTTCCGTTTTGAA GCATGGGTATGGAAGGTGGCAAGCTATTGTTGATGACAAGGATCTGAAAATTCAGGAGGTCATTTGTCAGGAGTTGAATCTTCCCTTTATAAACTTACCAGTTCCAGGACAAGTTGGCTCTCAGGCACAAAATGGTACAAATTTGACAAATGCCGAAGTACCCAACAGTCAATCCAGGGAAAATGGTGGAAGTGATATACCAGCTGATGGTGCGCAAGGTTCTGGTGATGCCAGGAATCAAGCACAATTATATCAAGACTCCTCCATATTGTATCATTTTAGAGACATGCAGAGAAGACAGGTTGAGTTTATAAAAAAGAGGGTTCTTCTTTTGGAAAAAGGGCTTAATGCTGAGTACCAGAAAGAATACTTT GGTGATCCAAAATCAAATGACGAACTTAAAAGTGAATCCAAGGCTCCTAAATTAAGGGAAAATGAATCCCAAATAATTGATCAACTACCGCAAGTAGAAACAATAG CTTCAGAAGAAATTTCGGCTGTTTGTGATAGTGATCCCAATCGATTGGAGTTAGTTCGTCTTTACAATGAG ATGTGCAAGGTAGTGGAGGAAAACCCCATGGATTTAGTTCAAACTTCTTTGGCAAGAAATCCAGCAGAGCTTCATGTAGGGAAGAATTTCCCACCACTAGAAACCATTTGCAAAGACATCAACAGAATTCTAACACCCACACAAGAACAATCTGCGGCAGATATTCCAAAGTCAAATTCAGACAACAAATCAGAGGCTATGTCGGACGGCGAGATTTTGGTCGCCAAATCACTTCCAAAACCTCAAGATGCTGGCAAACCTGAAGACTCAGCAAACAATGGGAGTAAAGACATGATAATAGAATCTGAACCTATAAAAGCAAGCTGCTCAAGCCTGGTAAAAGATAAGAATGAAATTCAGACTTTTCCGGATAAAGAGAAAAGTAATACAGAAATGGATGAAACTATGACTGATGCTCAGTAG
- the LOC137822614 gene encoding CHD3-type chromatin-remodeling factor PICKLE isoform X3 codes for MSSLVERLRVRSDRRPIYNLDESDDDADFLPRKPGTTEEKLERIVRSDAKEDLCQACGENQNLVSCETCTYAYHPRCLLPPLKGPLPDNWRCPECVSPLNDIDKILDCEMRPTTAADNDATKLGSKQIFVKQYLVKWKGLSYLHCTWVPEKEFLKAFKTHPRLKTKVNNFHQKMASVNTSDDDFVAIRPEWTTVDRVLSCRGDDDEREYLVKWKELPYDECYWEFESDISAFQPEIERFNRFRSRSSKFSSSKHKQSVKDDTELKKQQKEFQHYEHSPEFLSGGTLHPYQLEGLNFLRFSWSKQTHVILADEMGLGKTIQSIAFLASLFEESVFPHLVVAPLSTLRNWEREFATWAPHMNVLMYVGSAQARSVIREYEFYFPKKQKKIKKKKSGQLISENKQERIKFDVLLTSYEMINFDTTSLKPIKWECMIVDEGHRLKNKDSKLFSSLKQYSSRHRVLLTGTPLQNNLDELFMLMHFLDAGKFGSLEEFQEEFRDINQEEQISRLHKMLAPHLLRRVKKDVMKELPPKKELILRVELSSKQKEYYKAILTRNYQILTRRGGAQISLINVVMELRKLCCHPYMLEGVEPDIDDAKEAYKQLLESSGKLQLLDKMMVKLKEQGHRVLIYSQFQHMLDLLEDYCTYKNWQYERIDGKVGGAERQVRIDRFNAKNSSRFCFLLSTRAGGLGINLATADTVVIYDSDWNPHADLQAMARAHRLGQTNKVLIYRLITRGTIEERMMQMTKKKMVLEHLVVGRLKAQNINQEELDDIIRHGSQELFADENDEAGKSRQIHYDAAAIDRLLDRDQVGHEEATLDDEEEDGFLKAFKVANFEYVDEAEAAAEEAAQKRALENLNNSERTHFWEELLRDKYQEHKVEEFNALGKGKRNRKLMVSVEEDDLAGLEDVSSDGEDDNYEAELTDGDSNSTGTGTTTARRPYKKKARNSTEPLPLMEGEGKAFRVLGFNQNQRAAFVQILMRFGVGDFDWKEFTSRMKQKTYEEIKDYGTLFLSHIAEDITESSTFTDGVPKDGLRIQDVLVRIAVLLLIRDKVKFASQHPQTSLFSDDILSRYPGLKGAKIWKEDHDLVLLRSVLKHGYGRWQAIVDDKDLKIQEVICQELNLPFINLPVPGQVGSQAQNGTNLTNAEVPNSQSRENGGSDIPADGAQGSGDARNQAQLYQDSSILYHFRDMQRRQVEFIKKRVLLLEKGLNAEYQKEYFGDPKSNDELKSESKAPKLRENESQIIDQLPQVETIASEEISAVCDSDPNRLELVRLYNEMCKVVEENPMDLVQTSLARNPAELHVGKNFPPLETICKDINRILTPTQEQSAADIPKSNSDNKSEAMSDGEILVAKSLPKPQDAGKPEDSANNGSKDMIIESEPIKASCSSLVKDKNEIQTFPDKEKSNTEMDETMTDAQ; via the exons ATGAGTAGTTTGGTGGAGAGGCTTCGTGTTAGATCAGATCGCAGGCCAATTTATAATCTTGATGAGTCAGATGACGATGCTGATTTTTTGCCAAGAAAACCCGGGACAACAGAGGAAAAGTTAGAGAGAATAGTGAGAAGTGATGCG AAAGAGGATTTATGTCAAGCCTGTGGTGAAAATCAAAATCTTGTGAGTTGTGAAACCTGCACATATGCTTACCATCCTAGGTGTTTACTTCCACCCCTTAAAGGCCCCCTTCCAGACAATTGGAGGTGCCCTGAATGT GTTAGCCCACTTAATGATATTGACAAGATATTAGACTGTGAGATGCGACCTACTACAGCTGCTGACAATGATGCCACAAAATTAGGGTCAAAACAAATTTTTGTCAAACAATACCTTGTTAAGTGGAAGGGCCTATCATATTTGCATTGCACATG ggTGCCGGAGAAAGAGTTTTTGAAGGCATTTAAGACTCATCCTCGTCTAAAGACAAAGGTGAACAACTTCCATCAGAAAATGGCATCTGTCAATACTTCTGATGATGACTTTGTTGCCATTCGACCAGAATGGACTACAGTTGACCGAGTACTTTCTTGCAG GGGTGATGACGACGAGAGAGAATATCTTGTGAAGTGGAAGGAGCTTCCATATGACGAGTGCTATTGGGAGTTTGAATCAGATATTTCTGCATTTCAGCCTGAAATAGAAAGATTCAATAGATTTCGGTCTAGGTCCAGTAAATTTTCTTCCAGTAAACATAAACAGAGTGTTAAGGATGATACTGAATTGAAGAAACAGCAGAAGGAATTTCAACATTACGAACACAGCCCTGAGTTTCTCTCAGGTG GTACATTGCACCCATATCAGCTTGAAGGCTTGAACTTCTTACGATTCTCTTGGTCCAAGCAGACTCATGTTATACTTGCTGATGAAATGGGGCTTG GTAAAACCATACAAAGTATTGCTTTCCTGGCATCTCTTTTTGAAGAGAGTGTCTTCCCACATCTGGTGGTTGCTCCACTTTCAACTCTGCGGAATTGGGAACGTGAATTCGCAACATGGGCACCTCATATGAATGTG CTAATGTATGTTGGATCTGCCCAAGCTCGTAGTGTAATAAGAGAGTATGAATTTTACTTCCCAAAGAAacagaagaagatcaagaaaaAGAAATCTGGTCAGCTAATTAGTGAAAACAAGCAAGAGAGGATTAAGTTTGATGTTCTTTTGACATCGTATGAGATGATAAACTTTGACACAACATCACTAAAACCTATAAAATGGGAGTGCATG ATAGTTGATGAAGGTCACCGTCTAAAAAATAAggattcaaaattattttcctcACTGAAGCAATATTCTAGCAGGCATCGTGTTCTCTTGACAGGAACTCCTCTTCAG AACAACTTGGACGAGCTTTTTATGCTTATGCATTTCCTTGATGCTGGGAAG TTTGGAAGTTTAGAGGAGTTCCAGGAAGAGTTTAGGGATATCAATCAAGAGGAGCAGATTTCAAGGCTTCATAAAATGTTGGCCCCACATCTCTTGCGAA gagtgaagaaagatgtcatGAAGGAACTACCTCCTAAAAAGGAACTTATTCTACGTGTTGAGTTGAGCAGCAAACAGAAAGAATATTATAAGGCAATTTTAACCCGCAATTATCAGATATTAACTCGTCGTGGTGGGGCTCAG ATTTCTCTTATCAATGTTGTTATGGAATTGAGGAAGCTCTGTTGTCATCCTTACATGTTAGAAGGAGTGGAACCAGATATTGATGACGCAAAAGAAGCATATAA ACAACTATTGGAATCGTCAGGGAAGCTGCAATTGCTGGACAAGATGATGGTCAAACTTAAAGAGCAAGGACACAGAGTCCTTATATATTCTCAATTTCAGCACATGCTGGACTTGCTTGAAGATTACTGTACTTACAAG AATTGGCAGTATGAAAGGATTGATGGCAAAGTTGGTGGAGCTGAAAGACAAGTTCGGATAGATCGATTTAATGCCAAAAATTCTTCAAGATTTTGCTTTCTTCTTTCTACTAGAGCTGGGGGACTCGGGATAAACCTTGCAACTGCTGACACGGTTGTTATATATGATAG TGATTGGAATCCTCATGCTGATTTACAAGCTATGGCTAGAGCTCACAGACTCGGACAAACTAACAAG GTGTTAATTTATAGGCTTATAACACGAGGAACTATTGAAGAAAGGATGATGCAGATGACTAAGAAGAAAATGGTGTTAGAACATCTAGTTGTGGGGAGGCTAAAGGCTCAAAATATCAACCAG GAAGAGTTGGATGACATCATAAGACATGGATCACAGGAGTTATTTGCAGATGAGAATGATGAAGCCGGAAAATCCCGCCAAATCCATTATGATGCTGCTGCTATTGATAG ATTGCTGGATCGTGATCAAGTTGGACATGAAGAGGCTACTTTGGAtgatgaggaagaagatggaTTTCTGAAGGCCTTTAAG GTTGCAAATTTTGAGTATGTTGATGAGGCTGAAGCTGCAGCAGAGGAGGCTGCCCAAAAAAGAGCATTGGAGAACCTAAACAATTCAGAAAGAACACATTTCTGGGAGGAGTTGTTAAGAGACAAGTATCAAGAGCATAAAGTTGAGGAGTTTAATGCATTGGGAAAAGGGAAGCGAAATCGGAAGCTG ATGGTTTCCGTGGAGGAGGATGACCTTGCTGGTCTGGAAGATGTAAGCTCTGATGGTGAAGATGATAATTATGAAGCAGAGCTTACCGATGGCGATTCAAATTCCACTGGAACTGGAACTACTACTGCTAGAAGGCCTTACAAGAAAAAAGCTCGTA ATAGCACAGAGCCACTTCCTCTGATGGAAGGTGAAGGAAAAGCATTCAGAGTCCTTGGTTTTAATCAAAATCAGAGGGCTGCATTTGTGCAAATTTTGATGAG GTTTGGGGTTGGTGATTTTGATTGGAAGGAGTTTACTTCCCGTATGAAACAGAAGACTTATGAAGAAATTAAAGA tTATGGAACCCTTTTCTTGTCCCACATTGCTGAAGATATAACTGAATCATCTACATTCACAG ATGGTGTACCAAAAGACGGACTACGAATCCAAGATGTACTTGTAAGGATTGCAGTTCTACTCTTGATAAGGGACAAG GTGAAGTTTGCATCACAACATCCTCAAACTTCATTGTTTTCAGATGACATCCTATCACGATATCCAGGTTTGAAGGGTGCGAAGATATGGAAGGAGGATCATGATTTGGTTTTGTTGCGTTCCGTTTTGAA GCATGGGTATGGAAGGTGGCAAGCTATTGTTGATGACAAGGATCTGAAAATTCAGGAGGTCATTTGTCAGGAGTTGAATCTTCCCTTTATAAACTTACCAGTTCCAGGACAAGTTGGCTCTCAGGCACAAAATGGTACAAATTTGACAAATGCCGAAGTACCCAACAGTCAATCCAGGGAAAATGGTGGAAGTGATATACCAGCTGATGGTGCGCAAGGTTCTGGTGATGCCAGGAATCAAGCACAATTATATCAAGACTCCTCCATATTGTATCATTTTAGAGACATGCAGAGAAGACAGGTTGAGTTTATAAAAAAGAGGGTTCTTCTTTTGGAAAAAGGGCTTAATGCTGAGTACCAGAAAGAATACTTT GGTGATCCAAAATCAAATGACGAACTTAAAAGTGAATCCAAGGCTCCTAAATTAAGGGAAAATGAATCCCAAATAATTGATCAACTACCGCAAGTAGAAACAATAG CTTCAGAAGAAATTTCGGCTGTTTGTGATAGTGATCCCAATCGATTGGAGTTAGTTCGTCTTTACAATGAG ATGTGCAAGGTAGTGGAGGAAAACCCCATGGATTTAGTTCAAACTTCTTTGGCAAGAAATCCAGCAGAGCTTCATGTAGGGAAGAATTTCCCACCACTAGAAACCATTTGCAAAGACATCAACAGAATTCTAACACCCACACAAGAACAATCTGCGGCAGATATTCCAAAGTCAAATTCAGACAACAAATCAGAGGCTATGTCGGACGGCGAGATTTTGGTCGCCAAATCACTTCCAAAACCTCAAGATGCTGGCAAACCTGAAGACTCAGCAAACAATGGGAGTAAAGACATGATAATAGAATCTGAACCTATAAAAGCAAGCTGCTCAAGCCTGGTAAAAGATAAGAATGAAATTCAGACTTTTCCGGATAAAGAGAAAAGTAATACAGAAATGGATGAAACTATGACTGATGCTCAGTAG